The Caldilineales bacterium DNA segment TTTGGCCAAGGTGGACTTCAGCAGCATCAAGAACATCGGCTCCGGCTCGGCCCCCCTCTCGCCGTGGATGGTCGCCAAGTGGCAGAATGAGTACCACATCCCGGTCATCAACATCTTTGGCTCGAACGAGGGCGCCTCTTTCACCAGCGGCATGAAGGAGTTCCCCGACCCGACCATGCGCGCCCAATACTTCCCGCGCTTCGGCGTCCCCGGCTTCGACTGGGCCTCGCGCGTCGCCAACCAGATGTCCACCAGGCTGGTGGATGCCTTCGGCCAGGTGATCAGCGAACCCGGCGTCCCCGGCGAAATGACGATCAAAGGCCCTGGCATCTTCCCCGGCTACTACAAGCGACCGGACTTGACCAAGAAATCCTTCGATGACGATGGCTACTTCTTCACGGGCGATCTGTTCGAGATTGCCGGGGAAGGCAACAACGGCTACCGCTTCGTCGGCCGGGCCAAGGACATCATCAACCGCGGCGGCGTCAAGATTTCGGCCGAAGAGATCGAAGGGCTGATCATGGGCCATCCCAAAGTCGCCGAGGTGGTGGTGGTTGGCTATGCCGATGAGATGTTGGGCGAGAAAGCCTGCGCCGTGGTCGCTCCCAAAGCGGGCGAGACCATCACCCTGGAGGAAATCGTGGCCCATTTGCAGCAGAAGGACGTGGCGGTGTTCAAACTGCCGGAGAGGCTGCTGGTGGTGAGCGCGCTGCCGCGCAACCCCGTGGGCAAGGTGCTCAAGCGCAACCTGCGCGACATGGTTCAGTCAGAGGGCAACTAATAGAGTTACTGGCAACGCTACGGGCTGTGGCCGGCGCCTCTGGCAGACCGGCCACAGCCGCCGCTCAAGCCCTTTGCGTGCGCCCCCTCAGGTTCAAGACGGTATGGATTTTAGTCTGACGGCGGAACAGCAGTTCCTCAGAGATACGACGCGCAAGTTCATGGCCCGCGAATGCCCGCGAGACCGGGCGCACGCGCTGGACGCTCAGGGCGCGTTTGCGGCCGAGTTGTTGGCCAGGATCGCCGACCTGGGCTTTTGCAGCTTGAATATCCCGGAGGCGTATGGCGGCAGCGGGCAGGACTTGTTGGGGGCGGCGCTGGTGGTGGAGGAGATCGCCGCCCTGTCGCCGGCGCTGGCCGGCCTGTTCGCAAGCGCCGCCTTCGGCGGGCAGGTGCTCAGCCGCCTGGGAAGTCCTGCCCAACAGGCCGCGCTGCTGCCGGACATCGCCGCCGGCGCGCTGGTGATGAGCTACGCGCCCGACGCCGCCAGCGTGACGGCGGACGGTCACGCCGGCGCCTTCCGCCTCAACGGCCGCACCCCTCCCCTGCCCTATGCGGGGCGCGCCCACGCCCTGCTCATCCACGCCTGCAACAGCGCCGACCCCGACCAGTCGCACCTCTTTCTCATCCCCACCAACACGCCGGGCGTGCGGCTACTGCCGCAGGAGATGGTCGGGTCGCGCGGCAGCGGCGCGGCCAGCGTGCTGTTCGAGGAGGCGGCCCTGGGCAGCGATGATCTCCTGGGCGGCGCCGAACAGCTTGGGCGCGGGGATGCGCAGGCGGCCTACGTGACGGCGGTGATGCAGTTGGCGGCGGCGGCGGTCAGTCTGGGGCTGGCGCAAGGCGCCTTCGACTACACAAGAGCCTATGCGGCCGAGCGGCAGCAGTTCGGACAGCCCATCGGCCAGTTCCCCGCCATCCGCGACCTGCTCGTGGATCTGGCCGCCGGCCTGCACGCCTGCCGCTGGCTGCTCTACCATGCCTGCTGGCTGGCCGATCACGACAAAGCCTTTGCCGCCGAAGCGGCCATTGCCTGCCTGCAAACCGTGGCCCTGGCCCGGCAGGCAGGGCTGCAAAGCGTGCACATCCTGGGCGGCTACGGCTACATGGCCGAATATGACGCCCAACGCTATCTGCGCGACGCCCTGACCCCGCTGGCCGGCGGCGAAGCCTCGGCGCTGACCAGACAAACCATCGCCGAGCTGATCGGCCTGGCCGGTCGGCCATAGCGCCCGGTTTGGCGGAAACACGGAAGAATCATGTCTACACTCAAAGGCTCCATCGCCATCGTCGGCATCGGTGAGGTTCCGACCGGCCGCTTTCCTGAGCGCAGCGCCATCGAATGCGCGCTGACCGCGGCCAGAGAGGCTATCCTCGACGCCGGCATCCGCAAGGACGAGATTGACACCGTCATCCCCACCGCCGCCCTCTGCAGCGCCGCCTTCAACACCGACCTGGTGACGGGGCGCATTGTCGAGGAGCTAGGGCTGCGCGTGCGCAACAACATGCAGCTGTTCGCCGGCGGCGCCACCAGCTCGATCATGCTCAAAGTGGCGGCCGGGCTGATTGCCGCCGGCGTCTCGCGCACGATCCTGTTCGTGCACGCCGACAAGCTGGGCACTTCCATTTCCGGGCAGGAGGGGATTGACCTCTTTTCGACGGCGGGGATTTCCAAAGAGTGGGAAGTCCCCTACGGGATGCACTATTCGGCGGTCGCCGGGCTGATCACGCAGCGCTACATGTTCGAGACCGGCACAACCGCCGCGCAGGTGGCGTCGGTCTGCGTCTCCAACCGCAAGTGGGCCGAGGGGAACCCCCACGCCATGTTCCGCACCCCGCTCACCATCGAAAAAGTCCTGGCCTCCAAGATGCTGTCTTCGCCCCTGCACGCCTACGAGTCCAACATGCTGGCCGACGGCGGCGCCGCCTTCATCGTCACTGCGGCCGAGCGGGCGCGGGAGCTGGCGGGCCGGCCGGTCTATCTGCTGGGAGAAGGCTCGCGCGTCACCCATTTTGCCCTGTCGCAGGAGCCGGACCTCACCCGCTTTGGCTATGCCGAGGCGGCGGCCGAGGCCTTTGCGATGGCCGGCCTGTCGCCGGCCGACATCCACCTGGCCGAAATCTACGATTCCTACCCCGTTTTCCAGCTGATCGCCCTGGAAGAGCTGGGCCTGTGCCGGCGGGGCGAGGCGGGCGCCTTTGTCATGGCCGGGCAGACGTGGCCCGGCGGCCGGCTGCCCATGACCACCAACGGCGGCATGTTGTCGCAGGGGCATACGGGGGCCGGCGGCGGCATCGCCATCCTGGTCGAGGCCGCCCGGCAGTTGATGGGCAAAGCCGGAGCGCGCCAGGTTCCCGCTGCCCGCTTCGCCGTGGAAACGGCCACCGGCGGCACGTATGTGGATGCGCACGTCACCATCCTGGGCAACGAGATCCCGTAACGCGTTTCTGAGCGAGAGTCAAGATGAGTCAAAAACCGGTTCCTCCCATTGACCCCTGGACCGCGCCATACTGGACGGCCGCCCGTGAGCACAGGCTGCTGATCCAGCGGTGCACCGTCTGCGGCAAACACATCTTCTATCCGCGGCGCAGCTGCCCGTTCTGCTTTGCCGACGAGGTGGCGTGGGTGGAGGCCAGCGGCCGCGGCCAGATCGTGGCCTTTTCGGTTGTGCAGAACAACGCCCCCTCCGCCTTTGCGGCCGACATGCCCTTTGTCATCGCCATTGTGCGGCTAGAGGAAGGGGTGCAGATGATGACCAACATCGTGGAGTGCGAGCTGGACGCGCTGCACAGCGAGATGCCGGTGACGGTCACGTTCGAGCAGCTGACCGAGACGGTGACGCTGCCCAAGTTCAAACCGCTGACGGCGCCTTGAACGATTTGTCTGGAGGATGGTATGCCTGAGAAATACTGGAACGACTTCACGGTCGGCGAGACCTTCAAGAGCATGGCGATTACCGTCACCGAGACGCATGTGGTGACCTGGGCGGGGTTGACCATGGATTTCTACCCGCTGCACATGGACGCCGAATATGCGGCGCAGACGCCGTTCAAGCAGCGGGTGGTGCACGGGCCGCTGACCTTTGCCCTGGCGGTGGGGCTGATGGGGATGACGGGCGAGGCCAAAGACGCGGTCATCGCCTGGCTCGGCGTGGACAACATGCGCATCCCCGCCCCGGTGTTCATCGGCGATACGATCAAGCTGCGGGCCGAGGTGACGGAGTTGAAGGAGACGAAGCGGCCGGCGCAGGGCTTCTGCCGCATGCGCTACCAGGTCAGCAACCAGCGTGACGAGGTGGTGATGGAATTCGACATGAACTTCCTCATGCACAGGCGAGAGACAGCATGAACAGCCCCGTAGACACCGAACAGGTTCGCCAGCTGACGCGGGCGTTTGTCGAGCAGGAGATCCCAGTCGAGCTGGCCCGGCAGATTGACCGGCAGGATAGCTACCCCGCCGAGTTGCTGCGCAAGTTCAGCGCCACCGGCCTGTGGGGGGTCAACATCGCCGCAGAGTACGGCGGCCTGGGCGGCCGTTCGGTGGACGCCATGCCCATCTACGAGGAGCTTTCGCGCCGCCTGCCGGTGCTGGCCTGGGTGATCGGCAACATCATGCTTTACGGCAACGACATCATCGGCGTGAACGGCAGCGAGGCGCAGCGGCAGAAATTCCTGCCGGCGCTGGCCGAGGGCAGGCTGCGCTTCAGCTTCGCCCTGACCGAGCCGGGCGCCGGTTCGGACGCGGCCAATCTCAGCACGAAGGCGGTCTATCGGGATGGGGCGTATTGGATCACTGGCAGCAAGCTGTTCATCACCGGGGCGGGGGTCAGCGATGTGGTGGTGACGCTGACGCGCACCGACGCCGCCCGCTACCGGGGGATTACCGCCTTTCTGGTGGATACGGCCACGCCCGGCTTCAGCGCCAGCCCGCTGGAGAAGCTCGGGTATCACGGCTCCAACACCTGCGCCGTCTACTATGACCAGGTGCGCGTGGCCGAGGACGAGATTCTGGGCGGGCCAGCCTGCCTGAACCAGGGCTGGCAGCAGATGGTGATGCTGCTCAACGCCGAACGGCTGGCGCTGTCGGCGTGCGCATTGGGCATCGCCCAGGGCGCGCTGGATGAGACGATTGCCTTCGCCAGGGAGCGGTATGGGAGCGGCAACCCGCGTTTTCAGTCCATCCAGCACACCATCGTGGACATGGCGACCGAACTGGAAGCGGCGCGCCGCCTGGCCTATCACGCCGCCCAATTGGAGCGGGAAGGCCGCGACTGCCTGAAGGAAACGTCCATGTCCAAATACTTCGCCTCGGAGACGGCCAAGAAAATTGCCCTGCGCGGCATTGACATCCTGGGCGCGGAAGGCGGCTCGACGCAGTACGATGTGCAACGCTACCTGCGCGATGTGCTGGTGCTGTGCATCGGCGGCGGCGCGACCCAAATCCAGAAAAACATCATCGCCAAAGTCATGGCGCTGTGACATCACCGATGAACGATTTAGACCAGGCCAACCGCGAGCGCATCTTCGTCGCCGCCAAAACGCTGTTCAGCCGCTACGGCTTCAGAAAGACGACGGTGGACGAGATCGCCGAGCAGGCCAACATTTCCAAGCGCACGATGTACAAGGTCTTTCGCAGCAAAGAGCAGATCCTGGCCGAACTCGTCGTCTTCGAGGCGCTGAAATTCCGCCGCTTCTGCATGAGCCAACTCAAGGCACAGCCAGACCCGCTGCGCAAAGTCGAGACGCTGTGCAACCTGACCAACAACTACTTCAACGAATTCCCCTTCCTCGGCCGCGTCATGGCCGACGATGAACGCCTGTTCAAGCCGTTCCTGGGCGAGCAGGTGCATCTGGTCGAGGGGGGCATTCGCGAGATCGTCACCAACCTGTTGAGCGAAGGCTTGCAGGCCGGCGCGTTCCGCGAGATGAACGTGCCCGATGTCGCCGAGAACATCCTGGCCCTGATGCGCACGTTCGCCTATCACCAGGAACTCAAGCCGGGCAACACGGAGTGGGTCTCGTTTATTCTGCACGCCATTCAGAAGGAAGGCGTGGTTCATTTGTCGGCCCCTGCCACCTGACAATTTCGGCGGAGTCGAGCACGCCCACGTGCGGGTTTCTGTACCCAAACCGCACCTGGGATGCTGACTCCGCTATGCCAAAAGGAGATGATGATGGATGTTTCATACTTGAGATTAGATGGAAAAGTTGCGCTGATCACCGGCGGCAGCCGGGGGATCGGCAAGGCCATCGCCCTGGCTTTTGCCGAGGCGGGGGCGGACATCGCCATCAGCGGCCGCAAACAGGCCGGGCTGGACGCCGTCGCCGCCGAAATCCAGCAGCTGGGGCGCCGCGCCCTGGCCGTGACCGCCCACAACCGCGAAGCCGCCGATCTGCGCAACCTGATCGAGCGGGTGCAGCAGGAATACGGCCGCCTTGACATCCTGGTCAACAACGCCGCCACCAACCCGGTCATGGCCCCGCTGGTCGAGATCGAAGAAAACGTCTTCGACATGATCATGACCACCAACCTGAAAGGGTACTTTCTGCTCTCGCAGCTGGCGGCGCGCATGATGATCGCGCAGGGCGGCAACGGGCACATCCTCAACATCTCCTCGGTGGGCGGCGTCAGCCCCGACCGGGGCTTAGGCCCCTACTGCATCAGCAAGGCGGCGATCAACATGCTCACCCGCATGTTGGCCGTCGAACTGGGCGACTACAACATCCGCGTCAATGCCCTGGCGCCGGGCGTGGTGCAGACCCACTTCAGCCGGGCCTTGTGGAGCAACGAAGCCTTGATGGCGCAGGAAATGAAGCACATGCCGCTCAAGCGCATCGCCCAACCCGAAGAAGTGGCCCGCATGGCCCTGACCCTGGTCTCCGACGCGGCCGCTTACATCACCGGCCAGATCATCATCATGGACGGCGGCAGCTCGCTGTAGCCACCGCTTGACTGCGACTTTCACGAGGAAAAACAACGATGAACGCAAACGAATACGATGTCATTGTCATCGGCGCCGGCGTGGCCGGCCTGGGCGCCGCGGCCCTGCTGGCCCAAGATTTCGGCAAGAAGGTTCTGGTGCTGGAACGCGCCCCCTTCATCGGCGGCCGCACCCTGTCCTACGTGGGCAAGGGCAACAAGGTCATCGCCGACGGCGTCGAGATGGACGCCGAGCAGTTCCGGCGCTCGCTGCCCTTTGCCAGCTGCTATCTGGGCAAGTGCACGCCCGACCTCGAGACGATCTTCGCGCGCGGGCTGCTGGACGGGCGCACCTTCGAGGCCGGGGGGCATGGCCTGTTCTGGGGCAACCGCAGCCGCGCCCATCACCTGCTCGACCACCTGGGCCAGTTCGTCAACATGCCGCTGAACGAGGGCCTGGGCTTCATCGAATGGCAGGGCGAAGGCGAGGACGGCCGGGGCAAGCCCGGCCTCCCCTATCAGGTCGAAAGAGGCAAGCCCTACCCGTGGATGAGCCAGGAGGGCTTCACGAAAACGATGGAGCAGCTGGCCAGCATGGGCGCAACCACCTTTGCCGACATGGCCCGCCTGATGACGACCTCGTTGCAGGACTGGCTCGACCAGCGGCCCATGCACCCCGAAGCCTACAACTACATCAAGGTCCTGGCCGCCTCGCAGACGGCGCAAGCCGAACCGGCCATGACGCCCGCCGGCGATTTTCTGGGCTACATGGCCATCGCCCGCCCCATCCGCATGAACCTGATCACCGGCTCGGTGGCCACGGCGGACGAACCGGGCTGCATCGCCATCCCCCAGGCCATGGAACGGACGCTGCTGGCGCACGGCGGCAAGGTGCTGCGCGAGGCGCCCGTGCAGGAAGTGATCATCGAGGATGGCCGCGTCAGGGGCGTGCAGGCAAAGGTGAACGGCCAGATGCAAACCTTCAGCGCCGCCGCCGTCATCTGCACCATCCCGCCCAAATACATCTTCAAGGTGCTGCCCAAAGAGCCATTTCCCCAAGATTGGGTCAACCTGCTCGAAAAGGAGTTCTGGGGCGCCGGCCTGCTGACCGGCTGGGCCGGGACGAAGCGCAGCCTCTGGCAGGACATCGGCCTCGACGACCGCAGCTTCGTCTACATGCCCGGCGTGATCCAGGGCGAAGGCTACATCGGCGCCGTGGATATGGTGATGTGCGAATTCACCGCCTGGGGCAACCGCACCGCCAAACGCGGGCCGCAGGGCAAGTACGAATACCTCTTCTCCACGGCGCTGACCGACAAGGAGATGCGGGATCGGGACAGGGTCAACCGGGTGATCGAGCTGTGCGAAAACTGGGCCCGCGCCACCTTCCCCACCTGGGACGAGGACGTGGAGTTCCTGATGTGGACGCCCGGTCCCGAAGCGTATGGCCTCTGGCGGCCGATCGGCGCCGAAAGGCCGGACGTGGCATCGCCCTGGGTGGAGGGGCTTTACTTCGCTGGCGACCAGTACGGCCAGCGGCTGTGGGGCGGCGGCGTGGACGGCGCTTCGCTCTCGGCCGTGCTGTGCGTGGACAGCATGATGGGGACGAACTACGAAGAGTCCATCTTCCCCTGGTATCACCGCGGCATCCCGGCGCTGCAAGACCTGGGTCAGGAGTAAACAATGGGCCTCAAGAGCGTTCAAGAATACAAAGAGAGCTTGAAAGACGGCCGCCTGGTCTATTACAAGGGCGAGCGCGTCGCGGATGTGACCACCCACCCCGACCTGTCGGTGTGCGTGAACACGATGGCGCTCGATTACGAGCTGGCCGAAGACCCGGCCTATCGCGACCTGGCCACGGTTTACGACGAAACCCTGGGCGAGCGCATCAACCGCTACTACTACCGCCCCCAAAGCGGCGACGACCTGCTCAAGCAGTTCGATCTGATCGTCGCCTCGACCCGCATGGGCGACGGCTTCATCCCGCTGGCGCACGACATCGGCGCCGACGCGCTGAACGCCATCAGCATCACCGCCAGCGTGATGGGCAACCAGACCTATCTGGAGCGCATCGAGAACTACCGCACCTACCTGAAGCGGACCGACCTGGCCATCGTGACGGCGATGACCGATGTCAAGGGCAACCGCCTGCTGCGGCCATCCGACCCCCAACAGGCGCATCCCGATTACTACGTGCGCGTGGTGGACCGGAACGACGCCGGCATCGTCGTGCGCGGGGCCAAAATCCACATCACCGGGGCGCCGTACAGCAACGAGATTTTCGTCATTCCCAGCCGCGCCCTGGCGGCCGAGGATGCGGATTATGCCGTCGCCTTTGCCACGCCGGTCAACGCCCCGGGCATCAAGATGGTCGGGCGGCCGTTTCACGCCCACATCACCCCGCTCGAATTCCCCAACAGCCGGCCCGTGCGCGTCCACACCGACGCCCTGATCATCTTCGACGATGTCTTCGTGCCCTGGGAGCGCGTCTTCCTGTGCGGCGAATGGCAGCACGCCGCCACCCTGGTGTACAACTTCGCCCTGATGCACCGGCGCACCGGCTGCGCCTACCGCATCCCCATGTCCGAGCAGTTTCTGGGCGTGGCGCAGGCCATCGCCGACTACAACGGCATCGCCAGCGCCCCGCACGTGCGCGAGAAAATCACCGACCTGGTCATCTACCTGGAGACGCTGCGCGCCCTCTCCCGCGCCGCCTGCCTCGACTTCATCACCTATGGCGGCATCGCCGTGCCCAACCCGATCAGCACCAACATCGCCAAGTATTACTTCGCCGACGAGTATCACAAAGTGGTCAAGATCGTGCAGGACCTGGCCGGGGGGCTGCTGGTGACGGCCCCCACGTACAAGGATTACCAGCTGCCGGAGCTGAGCGACGACCTCGACAAATACCTCAGCGCCCGCACCGGTATCTCCACCGAACAGCGGCTGCGCATGTTCGACCTGATCCGGCGCATCACCGGGGCCGACCGCGAGACGATTGCCCTGCACGGCGAAGGCTCGTTGCAAGCGCAGCGCATGACCATCCTGGCTGAGGCCCGCAAGACGATCGCCAGCTGTCAGAAGATGGTCGAGAAACAGGCCGAGATCGCGTGAAGATCGAAACCGACTTTACCCGGCTGATCGGCGTTGACTACCCCATCATCGGCGCCCCCATGTTCCTGATCAGCTACGAGGAGTATGTCATCGCCCTGGCGCAGGCCGGGGCGTTGGGCGCGTTCCCGCTGCCCAACTACCGCACCACGGCCGATCTCGAACAGGCCCTGCGCACCATCCGCAGCGCCACCAACCGGCCGATCGGCGTCAACATCCATCTGTCCGGCCGTTTCCCGTGGCAGGAGCAGCTCAAGCTCTGCCTGGATGCGGGCGTCTCCTTTTTCATCAGCTCGCTGGGCAACCCGGCCCTGATCCTGGACGATGTCCATGCCAACGGCGGGCTGGTGTTTGCCGACGTGATCTCGCTGGCGCAGGGGCTGAAGGCGCGGGATCGAGGGGCCGACGGCCTGATCGCCGTGGCCGCTGGCGCCGGCGGGCACTGCGGAACCATCCCCACCCTCGTCTTCGTCCCCTACCTGCGCCAGAAAACGGGGCTGCCGGTCGTCGCCGCCGGCGGGATCAGCACCGGGGAGCAGATGGCGGCGGCGCTGGCAGTGGGCGCCTGCGCCGTGATCGTCGGCACGCGCCTGATCGCCACGCCGGAGGCGCGGGCCGCCCCGGCCTACAAACAGGCGGTCATCGCCGCCGGGCCGGGCGACATCGTGACCACGGCTGAGATCACCGGCAACCCGGCCACCTGGCTGGCGGCCAGCATCGCCGACTTTCACGAGCGGCCGTCGGTCGAATCGAAGCGGTGGCGCGATTTCTGGAGCGCCGGCCAGAGCGTGGCCCAAACCGAAACGATCCAGCCGATCGCCGAGGTGGTGGCGGAGATGGCCGCAGGCTATCGGCAGGCCTGCCGCCGCTTGCAGCAGACTCTGGCGGGAGGAGAATGAACATGACAGCGAACGAGCGTTACTACTTCCCCATTCAGGTGCGCTATGCCGACACCGACGCCCAGGGGCACGTCTTTTTTGGCAACTATTTCACCTATTTCGACGAAGCGGCCGGCGGCTATTTCCGCGCCGTGGGCTTCCCCTGGGAAAAGCTGCCAGAAATGGGCCTGGACATCTTTTACGTGGACGCCCAATGCCAGTACAAGGGGTCGGCCCGCTATGGCGAAAGGCTGCGCGTCTACGCCCGCGCCGAGCGCATCGGCAACACCAGCCTGACCATCGGCTGCCGCATCACGCCAGAGGGGGATGAGGCGACCATCGCCGAGGGGCGCATCACCGCCGTGATCGTCAACCCCCAAACCCGCCGCCCCGCCCGCCTGCCCGACGCCCTGCGCCAGGCCATTGCGGCGTTCGAAAAAGACAACGGAGACAACGATGACCACTGAGGCCTATATTTTCGATGCCATCCGCACCCCCCGCGGCAAGGGCAAACAGAACGGCGCCCTGCACGAAGTCAAGCCGATTGACCTGCTGACGACGCTGCTGCGGGCCTTGGCGCAGCGCCAGGCGTTGGACACAGCGCAGGTGGATGATGTCGTCTTGGGCTGCGTCACGCCGGTGGGGGATCAGGGGGGCAACATCGCCCGCGCCGCCGTGATTGACGCCGATTGGGATGTGGACGTGCCCGGCATGCAGCTCAACCGCTTCTGCTCCTCCGGCCTGGAGGCCGTCAACCTGGCGGCGATGAAAGTCCGCTCCGGCTGGGAAACGCTGGTGGTGGCCGGCGGCGTCGAATCCATGTCGCGCGTCCCCATGGGCGCCGACGGCGGCGCGTTGGCCTATGACCCCCGGGTGAGCGGCAAGGCGCACTTTGTCCCGCAGGGCATCGGGGCCGATTTGATCGCCACCCTGGAAGGGTTCAGCCGCGAGGATGTAGACCGCTTTGCCCTGCAATCGCAGCAGCGGGCGACCCACGCCCGGGCGCAGGGCTATTTCCCCTCCATCATCCCCGTCTGCGACGCCAACGGGCTGCCGATTTTGCAGCATGACGAGCTGATCCGGCCCGATACGACCCTGGCCGGGCTGGCCGGGCTGACGCCCGCCTTTGCCGCCATCGGCGGCATGGGTTTCGACGACGTGGCCCTGCAGAAATACCCGCAGGTCGAACAGATCAACCATGTGCACACGGCCGGCAACTCCTCCGGTATCGTGGACGGGGTGGCGCTGGTGTTGGTCGGCGCGCGCGAAAAGGGGGCGGCGCTGGGGCTGCAACCGCGCGCCCGCATCGTCGCCGCCGCCCTGGTGGGGACGGAACCGACCATCATGCTGATTGGCCCTGGCCCCGCCGCCAAGAAGGCGCTGGCCCAGGCCGGGATGACGATCCACGACATTGATCTGTTCGAGGTCAACGAGGCCTTCGCCGCCGTCGTGCTGCGCTTCATGCGCGATGTCGGACTCGATTCGGCCGAGCGCGTCAACGTCAACGGGGGCGCGATTGCGCTGGGGCATCCGCTGGGCGCCACCGGGGCCATGCTGTT contains these protein-coding regions:
- a CDS encoding acetyl-CoA C-acetyltransferase, whose protein sequence is MTTEAYIFDAIRTPRGKGKQNGALHEVKPIDLLTTLLRALAQRQALDTAQVDDVVLGCVTPVGDQGGNIARAAVIDADWDVDVPGMQLNRFCSSGLEAVNLAAMKVRSGWETLVVAGGVESMSRVPMGADGGALAYDPRVSGKAHFVPQGIGADLIATLEGFSREDVDRFALQSQQRATHARAQGYFPSIIPVCDANGLPILQHDELIRPDTTLAGLAGLTPAFAAIGGMGFDDVALQKYPQVEQINHVHTAGNSSGIVDGVALVLVGAREKGAALGLQPRARIVAAALVGTEPTIMLIGPGPAAKKALAQAGMTIHDIDLFEVNEAFAAVVLRFMRDVGLDSAERVNVNGGAIALGHPLGATGAMLLGTALDELTRRDQETALITLCIGGGMGIATIIERV